The following coding sequences are from one Pseudomonas mendocina window:
- a CDS encoding MFS transporter — translation MWSLIAPISSLLSGVALLLLGNGLLNTLLTLRGVAEGYSTTMLGLIMSGYFVGFLLGTWLATPLVRRIGHIRAFACCAALAAIAALLHLLLIDPWVWLVLRVLYGLALVTLYMVIESWLNAQAPNEKRGQVFAVYMAVNLGALALAQQLLHLADPVQFTLFAIAAILISAALMPITLTRQTQPNLPETPPSNLRQLWGIAPLAIVAAGLSGLALGAFWGMAPVYASLAGFDTPGVGLLMTATILGGALLQWPIGIYSDRHDRRQVLFWVVVLAVALALVMSVLPAGPLLLGAIFIWGGLAFAIYPIAVAQLIDQLRSDEILSGSASLLMVNGIGSVCGPLLAGVLMEQLGAGALPLYFACTLGLLAAYTLYRLRHVSDLVAGDAAHFVPMLRTSPTVLELMPDAPPQEHEQMEDNPNPAS, via the coding sequence ATGTGGTCCTTGATTGCCCCCATCAGTTCATTGCTGAGCGGGGTCGCGTTACTCCTGCTTGGCAATGGTCTGCTCAACACCCTACTGACCCTGCGTGGCGTCGCCGAAGGCTACTCCACCACGATGCTCGGCCTGATCATGTCCGGGTACTTCGTCGGGTTCCTGCTCGGCACCTGGCTGGCGACACCGCTGGTCAGGCGCATCGGGCACATCCGTGCGTTCGCCTGTTGCGCCGCCCTGGCCGCCATCGCTGCCCTTCTCCACCTGCTGCTGATCGATCCGTGGGTGTGGCTGGTTCTTCGCGTGCTCTACGGCCTGGCACTGGTAACGCTGTACATGGTCATCGAGAGCTGGCTCAACGCCCAGGCACCCAACGAGAAGCGCGGCCAGGTGTTCGCGGTGTACATGGCGGTCAACCTCGGCGCCCTGGCCCTGGCTCAGCAGCTGCTGCACCTGGCCGACCCGGTGCAGTTCACCCTGTTCGCCATCGCCGCCATCCTGATCAGTGCAGCACTGATGCCCATCACCCTCACCCGGCAGACGCAGCCGAACCTGCCGGAAACGCCGCCGAGCAACCTGCGCCAACTGTGGGGCATCGCGCCGCTGGCCATCGTCGCTGCGGGCTTGTCCGGGCTGGCGCTCGGCGCCTTCTGGGGCATGGCGCCGGTCTACGCCAGCCTGGCCGGTTTCGATACGCCCGGTGTCGGCCTGCTGATGACCGCAACCATTCTCGGCGGCGCCCTGCTGCAATGGCCCATCGGCATCTACTCCGACCGCCACGACCGCCGCCAGGTGCTGTTCTGGGTGGTAGTGCTGGCCGTGGCCCTGGCGCTGGTCATGAGCGTGTTGCCGGCAGGCCCCTTGCTACTCGGCGCGATCTTCATCTGGGGCGGTCTGGCCTTCGCCATCTACCCCATTGCCGTGGCGCAATTGATCGACCAGTTACGCAGCGACGAGATTCTTTCCGGCTCCGCCAGCCTGCTGATGGTCAACGGCATCGGCTCGGTGTGCGGGCCGCTGCTGGCCGGCGTATTGATGGAGCAACTGGGCGCTGGCGCACTGCCGCTGTACTTCGCCTGCACCCTCGGCCTGCTGGCCGCCTACACCCTTTACCGGCTGCGCCATGTCAGCGACCTGGTCGCCGGCGACGCCGCCCACTTCGTACCCATGCTGCGCACCAGCCCAACGGTGCTGGAGTTGATGCCCGATGCTCCGCCGCAGGAGCACGAGCAAATGGAGGACAACCCGAACCCTGCATCCTGA
- a CDS encoding putative RNA methyltransferase, giving the protein MSLICPICQAPLEPSDSGLACANRHSFDRARQGYYNLLPVQHKNSRDPGDNAAMVEARRRFLDGGHYAPLAARLAALAAEYRPARWLDIGCGEGYYTEQLARALPHADGYALDISREAVKRACKRAAQLSWLVASMARVPLSDASCELLASVFSPLDWAEAKRLLAPGGGLLRMGPTRVHLMELRQKLYDEVRDYDDEKHLALIPPGMHLAHSETLEFPLHLSDAQARADLLAMTPHGWRASAERREAVIAEPFEVTVAIRYDWIVKTPSPSSQD; this is encoded by the coding sequence ATGAGCCTGATCTGCCCCATCTGCCAAGCGCCACTTGAGCCCAGCGACAGCGGCCTGGCCTGTGCGAACCGGCACAGCTTCGACCGCGCGCGGCAGGGTTACTACAACCTGCTGCCGGTGCAACACAAGAACAGTCGCGACCCTGGCGACAACGCCGCCATGGTCGAAGCCCGCCGGCGTTTTCTCGACGGCGGCCACTACGCGCCGCTGGCCGCGCGCCTGGCCGCACTGGCGGCTGAGTACAGGCCCGCGCGCTGGCTGGATATTGGCTGTGGCGAGGGTTACTACACCGAGCAACTTGCCCGCGCCCTGCCCCATGCCGATGGCTACGCCCTGGATATCTCCCGCGAGGCAGTCAAGCGCGCCTGCAAACGCGCCGCGCAATTGAGCTGGCTGGTGGCGAGCATGGCCCGCGTACCGCTGAGTGACGCCAGCTGCGAGCTGCTGGCCAGCGTCTTCAGCCCGCTCGACTGGGCCGAGGCCAAGCGCCTGCTCGCCCCTGGCGGTGGCCTGCTGCGCATGGGGCCGACCCGTGTGCACCTGATGGAACTGAGGCAGAAGCTGTACGACGAGGTGCGCGACTACGACGACGAGAAGCACCTGGCACTGATCCCGCCCGGCATGCACCTGGCCCACAGCGAAACCCTCGAATTCCCGCTGCACCTGAGCGACGCTCAAGCCCGCGCCGACCTGCTGGCCATGACGCCACATGGCTGGCGCGCCAGCGCCGAACGCCGTGAAGCGGTTATTGCCGAGCCCTTCGAAGTCACCGTTGCCATCCGCTACGATTGGATCGTCAAAACCCCGAGCCCAAGCTCTCAGGATTAG
- the dapE gene encoding succinyl-diaminopimelate desuccinylase — protein sequence MTAPLSPTLELAFDLIRRPSVTPVDEGCQELMMRRLAACGFAVERMRIEEVENFWAKRGGDGPVLCFAGHTDVVPTGPLDAWQYQPFDVCVDADGMLCGRGAADMKGSLASMIIAVERFVADCPNHKGAITFLITSDEEGPAQHGTKAVVERLRERNERLDWCIVGEPSSTTLLGDVVKNGRRGSLGCTLTVYGKQGHVAYPHLAKNPIHLAAPALAELAAEHWDHGNDYFPPTSFQISNLNSGTGATNVIPGELKAVFNFRFSTESTVEGLQQRVTAILDKHGLDYHLEWALSGLPFLTQPGELLDAVAASIRNVTGRETTPSTSGGTSDGRFIATLGTQVVELGPVNATIHQINERVLASDLDLLTEVYYQTMVKLLA from the coding sequence ATGACCGCCCCTCTCTCCCCGACGCTCGAACTCGCCTTCGACCTGATCCGCCGCCCATCCGTAACCCCGGTCGATGAGGGCTGCCAGGAACTGATGATGCGCCGCCTGGCCGCCTGCGGCTTCGCGGTGGAGCGCATGCGCATTGAAGAGGTGGAGAATTTCTGGGCCAAGCGCGGTGGTGACGGCCCGGTGCTGTGCTTCGCCGGCCATACCGACGTAGTGCCCACCGGCCCGCTGGACGCCTGGCAGTACCAGCCGTTCGACGTCTGCGTCGATGCCGACGGCATGCTCTGCGGCCGCGGCGCGGCGGACATGAAAGGCAGCCTGGCGAGCATGATCATCGCCGTCGAGCGTTTCGTCGCCGACTGCCCCAACCACAAGGGCGCCATCACCTTCCTGATCACCAGCGACGAAGAAGGCCCGGCCCAGCACGGCACCAAAGCCGTGGTCGAGCGCCTGCGCGAACGCAACGAGCGTCTGGACTGGTGCATCGTCGGCGAACCGTCGAGCACCACCCTGCTCGGTGACGTGGTCAAGAACGGCCGTCGCGGCTCGCTCGGCTGCACCCTCACCGTGTACGGCAAACAGGGCCACGTGGCCTACCCGCACCTGGCGAAGAACCCGATTCACCTGGCCGCTCCGGCGCTGGCCGAGCTGGCTGCCGAGCACTGGGATCACGGTAACGACTACTTCCCGCCGACCAGCTTCCAGATCTCCAACCTCAATTCCGGTACCGGTGCCACCAACGTCATCCCGGGTGAGCTGAAGGCTGTGTTCAACTTCCGTTTCTCCACCGAATCCACTGTCGAGGGCCTGCAGCAGCGCGTCACCGCCATCCTCGACAAGCACGGCCTGGACTATCACCTGGAGTGGGCGCTGTCCGGCCTGCCCTTCCTCACTCAGCCGGGCGAGCTGCTGGACGCCGTGGCCGCCAGCATCCGCAACGTCACCGGCCGTGAAACCACGCCGTCGACGTCCGGCGGCACCTCGGACGGGCGCTTCATCGCCACCCTGGGCACCCAGGTGGTCGAACTCGGCCCGGTCAACGCCACCATCCACCAGATCAACGAGCGTGTATTGGCCAGCGACCTCGACCTGCTCACCGAGGTTTACTACCAGACCATGGTGAAATTGCTGGCATGA
- the tcdA gene encoding tRNA cyclic N6-threonylcarbamoyladenosine(37) synthase TcdA encodes MNTDDQRFGGIARLYGQEGYQRLAAAHVAVVGIGGVGSWAAEALARSGVGEISLFDLDDVCITNTNRQVHAVEGAVGKAKVDEMAARIRAINPACVVHAVADFVTRETMAEYITEQLDGVIDCIDSVPAKAALIAWCKRRKIQIVTTGGAGGQVDPTQIQVTDLNKTFNDPLAAKVRSMLRRDYGFSRTPGRTYSVPCVFSTEQLRYPKPDGTVCQAKGFVGEGVKLDCAGGFGAVMMVTASFGMAAAAKLVDKLVAGARRPAERKPTE; translated from the coding sequence ATGAACACAGACGATCAGCGATTCGGCGGCATAGCCCGGCTTTATGGCCAGGAGGGCTATCAGCGCCTGGCGGCGGCGCACGTGGCGGTGGTCGGCATCGGTGGGGTCGGCTCCTGGGCGGCCGAGGCGCTGGCGCGTTCGGGGGTGGGCGAGATTTCCCTGTTCGACCTGGACGACGTCTGCATCACCAACACCAACCGTCAGGTGCATGCTGTCGAAGGTGCGGTCGGTAAGGCCAAGGTCGATGAGATGGCCGCGCGCATTCGCGCCATCAATCCGGCTTGCGTGGTGCACGCCGTGGCGGACTTCGTCACCCGCGAAACCATGGCCGAGTACATCACCGAACAACTCGACGGGGTGATCGACTGCATCGACAGCGTGCCGGCCAAGGCGGCGCTGATTGCCTGGTGCAAGCGGCGCAAGATTCAGATCGTCACCACTGGTGGTGCTGGCGGGCAGGTCGACCCGACGCAGATTCAGGTCACCGATCTGAACAAGACCTTCAACGACCCGTTGGCAGCCAAGGTGCGTAGCATGCTACGCCGCGACTATGGCTTTTCCCGTACGCCGGGGCGCACCTACAGCGTGCCCTGTGTGTTTTCCACCGAGCAGTTGCGTTATCCCAAGCCGGACGGCACGGTCTGCCAGGCCAAGGGCTTCGTCGGCGAGGGGGTGAAGCTGGACTGCGCGGGAGGTTTCGGCGCGGTGATGATGGTCACCGCCAGCTTCGGCATGGCTGCTGCGGCCAAGCTGGTGGACAAGCTGGTGGCTGGGGCTCGACGTCCGGCAGAGCGCAAGCCAACCGAGTGA
- a CDS encoding ABC transporter substrate-binding protein has product MLASLALFALLAAMISVPAQAELQKLRIGTGEWAPYIDQERADGGALGRLVSAVFADVGYDVEYIFHPWDRNVLMLQQGHLNAIMPYSCTPSRLNYGICSDPVVRGEIVLFYRRDHAFDWTTVDDLLNYRIGTTLGYSYGPAFDAAMQAGRLNVEQSGKEDTSFRLLELGRIDLHPQDRAVGYAMLRRLFPKDGGNIVHHPRQLNTEPLRLMFRKDDAESAELLQQFNVSLRRFAERGDLQRLQQALNTGNADEWRPSVPAQTALD; this is encoded by the coding sequence ATGCTCGCCTCCCTGGCGCTGTTTGCGTTGCTGGCCGCCATGATCTCGGTGCCGGCTCAGGCCGAACTGCAGAAATTGCGTATCGGCACTGGCGAATGGGCACCCTATATCGATCAGGAGCGCGCTGATGGTGGCGCTCTGGGGCGTCTGGTCAGCGCGGTATTCGCCGATGTCGGCTACGACGTCGAATACATCTTCCATCCCTGGGATCGCAACGTGCTGATGCTGCAGCAGGGGCATTTGAACGCGATCATGCCCTACAGCTGTACGCCCAGTCGGCTCAACTACGGTATCTGCAGCGACCCTGTGGTGCGTGGAGAGATCGTGCTGTTCTATCGCCGTGATCATGCCTTCGACTGGACGACCGTCGACGATCTGCTGAATTACCGCATCGGTACGACTCTGGGCTATTCCTACGGCCCGGCATTCGACGCGGCCATGCAGGCCGGGCGCTTGAACGTGGAGCAGAGCGGCAAGGAAGACACCAGCTTCCGACTGCTGGAGCTGGGGCGTATCGACCTGCACCCGCAGGATCGTGCGGTTGGCTACGCAATGCTGCGCCGTCTGTTTCCCAAGGATGGTGGCAACATCGTCCACCATCCTCGTCAATTGAATACCGAGCCGCTGCGCCTGATGTTCCGCAAGGACGACGCCGAGAGCGCCGAGTTGCTGCAGCAGTTCAACGTCAGCCTGCGGCGCTTCGCCGAGCGCGGTGATCTGCAGCGTTTGCAGCAGGCGCTCAACACTGGCAACGCCGATGAGTGGCGACCCAGTGTTCCGGCTCAGACGGCACTGGATTGA
- a CDS encoding DUF1456 family protein — protein MTNNDVLRSLRYLLNVSDAKLASLCELADYPVAPSLISACLLPEDDAGYQSCNDALLAHVLEGVVFHKRGKDESRPPMPVAKRLSNNIVLKKLRVAFELRDDDIQAILQLADLPMTKAELGALFRAPGHKHYRECGDQILRNFLRGLTMRERGCAA, from the coding sequence ATGACCAATAACGATGTGCTGCGTAGCCTGCGCTACCTGCTGAATGTCAGTGACGCCAAGCTGGCGTCGCTGTGCGAGCTGGCCGACTACCCCGTAGCACCGAGTCTGATTTCCGCCTGCCTGCTGCCTGAGGACGATGCCGGATATCAATCCTGCAACGATGCGTTGCTGGCCCATGTTCTCGAAGGGGTGGTGTTCCATAAGCGTGGCAAGGATGAAAGCCGGCCACCTATGCCGGTGGCCAAGCGTCTGAGCAACAACATCGTGCTGAAGAAGCTGCGAGTGGCCTTCGAGCTGCGCGATGACGATATCCAGGCCATTCTGCAATTGGCTGACTTGCCGATGACCAAGGCCGAACTCGGCGCGCTGTTTCGCGCGCCGGGGCACAAGCACTACCGGGAGTGCGGCGACCAGATTCTGCGCAATTTCCTGCGTGGGCTGACGATGCGCGAGCGCGGTTGCGCTGCATAG
- a CDS encoding SufE family protein produces the protein MPPAAQDALEAFSNCPGWEQRARLLMQWGERLEPLSDEERREDNRVHGCESLVWLLAEQRDGKWHFRATSDARLLRGLLAVLLVRVEGLNGEELTALDLADWFHQLGLQRQLSPSRSNGLNAVLQRMRELAS, from the coding sequence ATGCCACCCGCCGCCCAGGACGCACTGGAGGCCTTCAGCAACTGTCCCGGCTGGGAGCAACGTGCGCGTTTGCTGATGCAATGGGGCGAGCGCCTCGAGCCGCTCAGCGATGAAGAGCGCCGGGAAGACAATCGTGTGCACGGCTGCGAAAGCCTGGTCTGGCTGCTAGCCGAACAACGAGATGGCAAGTGGCACTTTCGCGCCACCAGTGACGCCCGCCTGCTGCGCGGCCTGCTCGCCGTGCTGTTGGTACGTGTCGAAGGCTTGAACGGAGAAGAACTGACCGCGCTCGACCTGGCCGACTGGTTCCACCAGTTGGGCCTGCAACGTCAACTCTCTCCTTCACGCAGCAATGGTCTCAATGCCGTGCTGCAACGCATGCGCGAGCTCGCCAGCTAG
- a CDS encoding aminotransferase class V-fold PLP-dependent enzyme, whose protein sequence is MSLISPWRADFPGILALEAEGQTYLDSAATAQKPQAVLDALLAYLAGGVANVHRAQHLPGERATRAFETTRSKAAQWLNAASANEILFTRGSTESLNLLAYGLQHLMSPGEQIVISAMEHHANLLPWQQLAKRLDLELVVLPLNDAGDIDLSAATRLIGPRTRLLAASQLSNVIGRWQPLAELLTLARAQGAITVVDGAQGAVHGRHDLQALGCDFYVCSSHKLYGPDGVGLLYGRSDALSRLQHWQFGGEMVLDADYQDARFRPAPLGFEAGTPAVSAVIALGAALDWLSSLDHAAVAAHEAALHSELLAGLASRQGVRLVGEPRLALACFHVDGVHNADLAHLLSEQGIAVRAGHHCAMPLMKGLGLSGAIRVSLGLYNDGDDLQRFFSALDSALELLR, encoded by the coding sequence ATGTCACTGATCTCCCCCTGGCGCGCCGACTTCCCCGGCATTCTCGCCCTCGAGGCCGAAGGCCAGACCTATCTGGACAGCGCCGCCACCGCGCAAAAACCGCAGGCGGTGCTGGACGCCCTGCTCGCTTACCTGGCTGGTGGCGTAGCCAACGTGCACCGCGCCCAGCATCTGCCAGGCGAACGCGCCACGCGTGCCTTCGAGACCACGCGGAGCAAAGCCGCACAATGGCTGAATGCCGCCAGCGCCAATGAAATCCTCTTCACCCGCGGCAGCACCGAGTCGCTCAACCTGCTTGCCTACGGCCTGCAGCACCTCATGTCGCCTGGCGAGCAGATCGTCATCAGCGCCATGGAGCACCACGCCAACCTGCTGCCCTGGCAGCAACTGGCCAAGCGCCTCGACCTTGAACTGGTGGTGTTGCCGCTGAACGATGCGGGCGATATCGACCTGAGCGCAGCCACCAGGCTGATCGGCCCACGCACGCGCCTGCTGGCGGCCTCGCAATTGTCCAATGTGATTGGCCGCTGGCAGCCGCTGGCAGAGCTGCTGACCCTGGCCCGCGCGCAGGGCGCCATCACCGTGGTCGACGGCGCCCAAGGCGCCGTGCATGGCCGCCACGATTTGCAGGCGCTGGGCTGCGACTTCTACGTCTGCTCGTCGCACAAGCTCTACGGCCCGGACGGGGTCGGCCTGCTCTACGGCCGCAGCGATGCCCTGAGCAGGCTCCAGCACTGGCAGTTCGGTGGCGAAATGGTGCTGGACGCCGACTACCAGGATGCGCGCTTTCGCCCTGCGCCCCTGGGTTTCGAGGCCGGCACGCCAGCAGTCTCGGCGGTCATCGCCCTGGGCGCGGCACTGGACTGGCTGAGCAGTCTGGATCACGCCGCCGTAGCCGCCCATGAAGCAGCGCTGCACAGCGAACTGCTGGCAGGTCTCGCCAGCCGCCAGGGTGTGCGCCTGGTGGGTGAACCTCGACTGGCCCTTGCCTGCTTTCATGTCGATGGCGTGCATAACGCCGACCTGGCTCATCTGCTCAGCGAACAGGGCATCGCCGTGCGCGCCGGGCACCACTGCGCCATGCCGCTGATGAAAGGCCTGGGCCTGAGTGGTGCGATTCGTGTTTCGCTGGGCCTGTACAACGATGGCGACGACCTGCAGCGATTCTTCAGCGCACTGGATAGCGCCCTGGAGCTTCTGCGGTGA
- the dapD gene encoding 2,3,4,5-tetrahydropyridine-2,6-dicarboxylate N-succinyltransferase — MTTSLFSIAFGVGTQNRQGAWLEVFYALPLLNPSSELVAKAAEKLGYQGGNQAIAFSTTQAGELAEALKGIDAAQAALLTRLAESHNPLVATFLAEDAALSSTPEAYLKLHLLSHRLVKPHGLNLAGIFPLLPNVAWTSQGAVDLAELAERQLEARLKGNVLEVFSVDKFPKMTDYVVPAGVRIADSARVRLGAYIGEGTTVMHEGFVNFNGGTEGPGMIEGRVSAGVFVGKGSDLGGGCSTMGTLSGGGNIIISVGEGCLIGANAGIGIPLGDRNTVEAGLYITAGTKVNLLDEGNALVKVVKARELAGQPDLLFRRNSLTGAVECKTHKSAIELNEALHAHN; from the coding sequence ATGACCACCTCTCTGTTCAGCATTGCTTTCGGTGTCGGCACCCAAAACCGCCAAGGCGCCTGGCTGGAAGTCTTCTACGCCCTGCCGCTGCTCAACCCTAGCAGCGAGCTGGTAGCCAAGGCTGCCGAGAAACTCGGCTACCAGGGCGGCAACCAGGCCATCGCCTTCTCCACCACTCAAGCGGGTGAGCTGGCCGAAGCGCTGAAAGGCATCGACGCCGCCCAGGCCGCTCTGCTGACCCGTCTGGCTGAAAGCCACAATCCGCTGGTCGCCACGTTCCTGGCCGAAGACGCCGCGCTGAGCAGCACGCCAGAGGCCTACCTCAAGCTGCACCTGCTGTCGCACCGCCTGGTCAAGCCGCACGGCCTGAACCTGGCCGGCATCTTCCCCCTGCTGCCCAATGTCGCCTGGACCAGCCAAGGTGCCGTCGACCTGGCCGAGCTGGCCGAGCGTCAGTTGGAAGCACGCCTGAAGGGCAACGTGCTGGAAGTGTTCTCGGTGGACAAGTTCCCGAAAATGACCGACTACGTAGTGCCGGCTGGCGTGCGTATCGCCGACAGCGCGCGCGTGCGCCTGGGCGCCTACATCGGTGAGGGCACCACCGTGATGCACGAGGGTTTCGTCAATTTCAACGGCGGTACCGAAGGCCCGGGCATGATCGAAGGTCGCGTCTCCGCCGGCGTATTCGTCGGCAAGGGTTCGGATCTCGGCGGCGGCTGCTCGACCATGGGCACCCTGTCCGGTGGCGGCAACATCATCATCAGCGTCGGTGAAGGCTGCCTGATCGGTGCCAACGCCGGTATCGGCATCCCGCTGGGCGACCGCAACACCGTCGAGGCCGGCCTGTACATCACCGCAGGCACCAAGGTGAACCTGCTCGACGAGGGTAACGCCCTGGTCAAGGTGGTCAAGGCACGCGAACTGGCTGGCCAGCCGGATCTGCTGTTCCGTCGCAACTCGCTGACCGGCGCCGTGGAGTGCAAGACTCACAAGTCGGCTATCGAGCTGAACGAAGCCCTGCACGCCCACAACTGA
- a CDS encoding ArsC family reductase: MSYVLYGIKACDTMKKARTWLDEHKVEYAFHDYKSAGIDRASLEKWCNEHGWETILNRAGTTFRKLDDVQKADLDQAKAIDLMLAQPSMIKRPVLELGGKTLVGFKPDNYQAALA, from the coding sequence ATGAGTTACGTCCTCTACGGCATCAAAGCCTGCGACACCATGAAGAAGGCTCGCACCTGGCTCGACGAACACAAGGTCGAGTACGCCTTCCACGATTACAAGAGCGCGGGCATCGACCGCGCCAGCCTGGAGAAGTGGTGCAACGAGCACGGCTGGGAAACCATCCTGAACCGCGCCGGCACCACCTTCCGCAAGCTTGATGACGTGCAGAAAGCCGATCTCGACCAGGCCAAGGCCATCGACCTGATGCTGGCCCAACCGTCGATGATCAAGCGCCCGGTACTCGAGCTGGGCGGCAAGACCCTGGTCGGCTTCAAGCCGGATAACTACCAAGCCGCGTTGGCCTGA
- a CDS encoding Na+/H+ antiporter, with the protein MQLLYTILIMLLVVSGTRITAQFIPVPLPLLQILIGALLAIPVLGLHVRLEPELFLLLFIPPLLFVDGWRMPKGQFRQLRTPILLLAFALVFFTILGAGYFIHWLLPQVPLAACFALAAVLSPTDAVAVSAITHGRLPATLNNLLQGEALMNDASGLVAFKFAVAATLTGVFSFGDASLQFVLVAVGGLLVGVALSYLLGRLRAWMIGRGWEDPAPHVLLLLLLPFAAYVAAEHLGLSGILSAVAAGMMQSRLDLLPRQTTTRMLNRSVWTLLEFTFNGLIFLLLGLQLPDILGAALGSHDDSWSFALWALLCVVAIYAVMMLLRFVWVYGYWRASGTFRRWRGLPTRFAGQSRVALSAVLTLGGVRGAVTLAGVMSLPLLLNSGEAFPERDLLILIAAGVILLSLLVASAALPRILPLLPQDNAALHERELNRHRAKVLESAIRYLEREDERAADADGAIASVEIKAKLMSEYRDLLSRTRDTEESREDQREMDRMEYRLRLQALRTQRLELYRMRKDNELDDDLLSEILRDLDIAEARLHKG; encoded by the coding sequence ATGCAACTCCTCTACACCATCCTGATCATGTTGCTGGTGGTGAGCGGCACCCGTATCACCGCCCAGTTCATTCCAGTCCCGTTGCCGCTCTTGCAGATACTGATCGGCGCCTTGCTGGCGATTCCCGTGCTGGGGCTGCACGTGCGTCTGGAGCCGGAGTTGTTCCTGCTGCTGTTCATCCCGCCACTGCTGTTCGTCGATGGCTGGCGCATGCCCAAAGGGCAGTTCCGCCAGTTGCGCACGCCGATTCTGCTGCTGGCCTTCGCCCTGGTGTTTTTCACCATTTTGGGAGCTGGTTATTTCATTCACTGGTTGCTGCCGCAGGTGCCGCTGGCGGCCTGCTTCGCCTTGGCTGCCGTGTTGTCGCCCACCGATGCGGTGGCCGTGTCGGCGATCACTCATGGGCGCCTGCCCGCCACCCTGAACAACCTGCTGCAGGGCGAGGCGTTGATGAACGACGCCTCTGGCCTGGTGGCCTTCAAGTTCGCGGTGGCGGCGACGCTGACCGGGGTTTTCTCGTTCGGCGACGCCAGCCTGCAGTTCGTCCTGGTGGCTGTCGGCGGGTTGCTGGTCGGCGTCGCGCTGAGTTACCTGCTGGGGCGCCTGCGTGCGTGGATGATCGGCCGCGGTTGGGAGGATCCGGCGCCGCATGTGCTGTTGCTTCTGCTGCTGCCATTCGCCGCCTATGTGGCTGCCGAGCACCTGGGGCTGTCCGGCATTCTGTCCGCGGTGGCAGCCGGCATGATGCAGAGCCGGCTGGATCTGCTGCCGCGGCAGACCACCACGCGGATGCTCAATCGCAGCGTATGGACGCTGCTGGAGTTCACCTTCAACGGCCTGATCTTCCTGCTGCTGGGGCTACAACTGCCGGACATCCTTGGTGCGGCGCTGGGCTCGCATGACGACTCCTGGTCTTTTGCGCTATGGGCGTTGCTGTGCGTGGTGGCGATCTATGCCGTGATGATGTTGCTGCGCTTCGTCTGGGTGTATGGCTACTGGCGTGCGTCCGGTACATTTCGGCGCTGGCGAGGGCTGCCGACACGGTTTGCCGGGCAGTCGCGGGTGGCACTCAGCGCGGTGCTGACCCTGGGCGGTGTGCGTGGGGCTGTCACCTTGGCGGGCGTTATGTCGCTGCCGTTGCTGCTCAACAGTGGTGAGGCTTTCCCGGAGCGTGATCTGCTGATCTTGATTGCTGCCGGCGTGATTCTGTTGTCACTGCTGGTGGCCAGTGCCGCGTTGCCGCGGATTTTGCCGCTACTGCCGCAAGACAATGCGGCGCTGCATGAGCGTGAGCTGAACCGGCATCGCGCCAAGGTGCTGGAGTCTGCCATTCGCTATCTGGAGCGCGAGGATGAACGTGCGGCTGACGCCGACGGCGCCATTGCGTCGGTCGAGATCAAGGCCAAGCTGATGAGCGAATACCGTGACCTGTTATCGCGTACCCGTGATACCGAAGAGTCGCGTGAGGATCAGCGCGAGATGGATCGCATGGAATATCGCCTGCGCTTGCAGGCATTGCGCACTCAGCGTCTGGAGCTGTACCGGATGCGCAAGGACAACGAGCTGGACGATGACCTGCTGAGTGAGATTCTGCGCGACCTGGATATCGCCGAGGCGCGCTTGCACAAGGGCTGA